From a single Halodesulfovibrio marinisediminis DSM 17456 genomic region:
- a CDS encoding DNA/RNA non-specific endonuclease: protein MSNMSPQRPGFNRGIWNELEEQVRNWARVEDVIVVTGGILNGSQYIGKNKVLVPDAYYKIIFAPHRNKMIAFLLPNKKSSAPLTDFVVSVDRIEAVTGIDFFADMNDAPEAMLEGMTSTAAWKWGNGKRRNVANTKRTGSSSSHDIVKLSRSHICHDSSSRYYSRTKHYTPYNTLQECLDAGGRLPK from the coding sequence ATGTCGAATATGAGCCCACAGCGACCAGGCTTCAACAGGGGAATTTGGAATGAGCTTGAGGAACAGGTACGCAACTGGGCACGTGTGGAGGACGTTATTGTTGTGACTGGTGGAATTCTCAACGGGAGTCAGTACATTGGTAAAAACAAGGTGTTAGTTCCAGATGCCTACTACAAAATTATCTTCGCACCACACCGGAATAAGATGATCGCGTTCTTGTTGCCCAATAAGAAATCGTCTGCTCCGTTAACAGACTTTGTTGTGTCAGTAGATCGCATTGAAGCTGTGACGGGGATCGACTTCTTTGCTGACATGAATGATGCCCCAGAAGCGATGTTAGAGGGAATGACGAGCACTGCGGCATGGAAGTGGGGGAACGGCAAACGTCGAAATGTAGCCAACACGAAGCGAACTGGTTCCAGTTCCTCGCATGACATCGTAAAACTATCCCGTTCGCACATCTGTCATGACAGCTCTTCAAGATACTACAGCCGTACAAAGCACTACACACCATACAATACGCTGCAAGAATGTTTGGATGCAGGAGGAAGACTTCCTAAGTAA
- a CDS encoding alpha/beta hydrolase: protein MNAKIIKRCVIIVLCIAFANYASAKETKTLFVHIPTTVSEQSQAILRTLQDPSLKPACPDVDDFKAWKALQEKHEAFALERQKPIVEALRPDVRKIELGGVPVLDVRPRDWKNNNKTVVYTHGGAYTFFSAESTLICAALLADATGLRVLSVDYTLAPNAKWQQITDQVVSVFKALREQGYAMKDIAIFGDSAGGGLAAGSVLKMRDQGMEMPAAVVLWSPWSDITETGDSYATLKHADPAYLYDKHLKKAADAYANPKDQKHPYVSPVYGDYSKGFPPTLIQGGTKEIFLSNFIRHYQALDTAGQTVKLDLYEGMIHVFQAALSGSPESKRALAKIDAFLKQHL from the coding sequence ATGAATGCAAAAATAATTAAACGTTGCGTCATCATTGTGTTGTGTATTGCTTTTGCGAACTATGCCTCTGCAAAAGAAACGAAAACACTATTTGTGCATATCCCAACCACTGTTTCGGAGCAATCACAGGCAATCCTTCGGACGCTTCAAGACCCGAGTCTCAAGCCAGCCTGTCCGGATGTCGACGACTTCAAAGCATGGAAGGCTCTTCAGGAAAAGCATGAAGCTTTTGCTCTCGAAAGGCAAAAACCAATAGTAGAAGCCTTGCGACCAGACGTCAGAAAAATAGAGTTAGGAGGAGTGCCGGTTCTGGACGTAAGACCAAGAGACTGGAAAAACAATAACAAAACAGTTGTTTACACTCATGGAGGAGCATATACTTTCTTTAGCGCCGAATCCACGCTTATCTGTGCAGCCTTACTAGCTGACGCCACTGGTTTAAGGGTACTCTCTGTCGACTACACTCTGGCACCCAATGCCAAATGGCAACAGATAACGGATCAGGTTGTCAGCGTTTTTAAAGCGTTACGTGAGCAAGGCTATGCTATGAAGGACATCGCCATCTTTGGAGATTCTGCAGGCGGCGGTCTTGCAGCAGGATCTGTGTTAAAGATGCGTGATCAAGGCATGGAAATGCCTGCTGCAGTCGTTCTCTGGTCCCCTTGGTCGGATATCACCGAGACAGGAGACAGCTATGCTACACTGAAACATGCCGACCCAGCTTACCTTTACGACAAGCACCTGAAAAAGGCTGCCGATGCTTATGCCAACCCAAAGGATCAGAAACATCCGTATGTATCACCAGTCTATGGCGATTATTCTAAGGGATTTCCCCCAACTCTGATCCAGGGTGGAACCAAGGAGATTTTTTTAAGCAATTTTATTCGGCATTATCAGGCGCTAGATACAGCTGGCCAGACAGTGAAGTTGGATCTTTACGAAGGAATGATCCACGTATTTCAAGCCGCATTATCGGGTTCTCCAGAATCTAAGAGAGCCTTGGCAAAGATCGATGCGTTTCTTAAGCAACATCTGTAA
- a CDS encoding GntR family transcriptional regulator has product MKDSSPCQQVADHLEDLILSGQLLPRERLGETDMAERFSVKRHVIRDAFKILESKGLIEIKRYKGARVVSLSMKEISDVFDIRINLERFAYSLALNNMREEDFAELEAIAQKFMDSVDSSIEELSRLNTAFHNIIYKRADNIPLLEIITDLHIKLYITRFAAWDKRENIIQSGEEHFEFIEALRKKELDVLNDLARRHIYNSKIAYEKRVSKITPLALCEKEVGFE; this is encoded by the coding sequence ATGAAGGATTCTTCACCTTGCCAGCAGGTAGCTGATCATTTGGAAGATCTTATTCTTTCGGGACAGCTTTTACCAAGAGAGCGTCTTGGCGAAACTGACATGGCAGAAAGGTTTTCTGTTAAGCGTCACGTTATCCGTGACGCCTTCAAGATACTAGAGAGTAAAGGACTTATCGAAATTAAGCGATATAAGGGCGCACGCGTAGTAAGTCTCTCAATGAAAGAGATCAGCGATGTGTTTGATATCCGTATTAATTTAGAACGGTTCGCTTACAGTCTTGCCTTGAACAATATGCGTGAAGAAGATTTTGCAGAGCTCGAAGCTATTGCACAAAAGTTTATGGACAGCGTGGATTCCAGTATTGAAGAGCTAAGCAGACTGAATACCGCGTTTCACAACATTATATACAAGCGTGCGGATAATATACCGTTGCTTGAAATTATTACAGATCTGCATATTAAGCTCTACATTACGCGATTTGCGGCATGGGATAAGCGTGAGAATATTATCCAATCCGGAGAGGAACATTTTGAGTTTATTGAAGCCCTCAGAAAGAAAGAACTGGATGTGCTGAATGACCTTGCTCGCAGACATATTTACAATTCGAAGATCGCGTATGAAAAGCGTGTTTCAAAAATTACCCCGTTAGCTCTTTGTGAAAAAGAAGTAGGGTTTGAATAA
- a CDS encoding TAXI family TRAP transporter solute-binding subunit yields the protein MRKICSLIIIAALITMSIPAMAQNNKRLIIATATTGGTYYPVGVGIGTLISLKLAKKDGITATAINSAGSGENIEMLNNKEAHFAILQSLFGLQASRGKGFYKGKPVDSFRSVTMLWPNVEHFALMNKYVKTGTVADLSGLSERFSIGKRGSGTEGSGRALLDVLGIDPNSLKLEFLGYTPSTQAMLDNRIAGANIPAGVPAAAITQLFAMSHGKATVLDFSDEQLAQIQKEFPIWYRYLIPANTYPGQEKEIRTIAQPNFLAVRADLPDEVVYKVTKTIYENLNFLGTIHSATKNMSVQNALNGLPVALHPGAAKYYREVGIEIPERLIAK from the coding sequence GTGCGTAAGATTTGTTCTCTCATCATCATTGCTGCGTTAATAACCATGAGCATTCCTGCTATGGCTCAAAATAATAAACGCCTCATTATTGCAACAGCCACTACAGGTGGCACCTACTACCCTGTAGGGGTTGGCATTGGTACTCTCATAAGCTTAAAACTTGCTAAAAAAGATGGCATTACCGCAACTGCAATCAACTCTGCAGGTTCCGGTGAAAACATCGAAATGCTTAATAACAAAGAAGCACATTTTGCTATTCTCCAGTCCCTTTTCGGACTCCAAGCATCCCGCGGTAAAGGTTTCTACAAAGGCAAACCTGTAGACTCCTTCCGTTCCGTTACCATGCTGTGGCCTAACGTTGAACACTTTGCGTTAATGAATAAATACGTGAAGACAGGTACAGTAGCTGACCTTTCCGGACTTAGCGAACGTTTTTCCATTGGCAAACGCGGAAGCGGCACCGAAGGTTCCGGTCGTGCACTCCTCGACGTGCTCGGTATCGATCCAAACAGCTTAAAACTCGAGTTCCTCGGCTACACACCTTCCACACAGGCTATGCTTGATAACCGCATCGCTGGAGCAAACATCCCTGCGGGTGTTCCAGCAGCAGCTATCACTCAGCTCTTTGCTATGAGCCACGGCAAAGCTACCGTTCTCGACTTTTCCGACGAGCAGCTCGCACAAATCCAGAAGGAATTCCCTATCTGGTACCGCTACTTAATCCCAGCAAACACATACCCTGGACAGGAAAAAGAAATCCGTACAATTGCTCAGCCTAACTTCTTAGCAGTACGTGCAGACCTTCCAGATGAAGTTGTCTACAAAGTTACCAAAACTATTTACGAGAACCTCAACTTCCTCGGTACAATCCATTCTGCGACCAAAAATATGAGCGTTCAGAACGCACTTAACGGTCTGCCTGTAGCACTGCATCCTGGTGCCGCAAAATACTACCGTGAAGTTGGTATTGAAATTCCAGAGCGTTTGATCGCTAAGTAA
- a CDS encoding TRAP transporter permease — translation MGLFRKKGVKATEDSGEVMVSTRELTGRPAVVFYCLCIVASVFHILTNTVWLMPEIHRNALHFAFFVPLAFMIYPFSAKSLDKKPYVDWFLAVLSIICGLYLVFFEDALHARNEQMIELDIFFAGLTLLLMLEIARRAAGKIIPLLAVFFLSYALYWGQFLSGNWNFPGVTISRVLYRMYFAPDGIFGSIATISASYVFLFVLFGSFLVKSGAGDFIIKLAISVVGRSVGGPAKMAVFSSGLMGSVSGSAVANTVSTGSITIPMMKRTGFSPKFAAAVEAAASTGGQIMPPIMGAGAFVMAQWTQISYLKIVAISFIPAILYFVSVIFFVHSRARSEGLQPTAEEDIPRFFDVLKEGWPFFIPIGVLITLMSIGYTPTFAACCAIAAIVGASWMTKNHRMGLMDIVDALALGGKNMVATAIILLCSGVVIGIVLLVSLGVKFSMLISTVAGSSLLVTIGLVGVASLILGMGLPVTASYIILATLSAPFLVNLIKLRYVMAVNPQFVESMGLSLDMISDPTAAGALFAIINTQVPTEHATIFLLAAHLLIFWYSQSANVTPPVCLAAYTAAGIAKSDPFQTGIHAFKLASGLFIIPIMFVYEPAILFLGPLWQTVLTIGIILLALFCTAVSLEGVYIRKLHPLLRIAFGGTAILLYILPELQCWIGVGIFATLTALLKYTSAFDMDEQLEESALTEAA, via the coding sequence ATGGGATTGTTTAGAAAGAAAGGAGTCAAGGCAACAGAAGACTCCGGTGAGGTGATGGTCAGCACACGTGAGCTGACAGGTCGCCCTGCTGTTGTTTTTTACTGTCTATGCATTGTTGCAAGCGTATTCCACATACTCACAAATACAGTCTGGCTCATGCCGGAGATCCATAGGAACGCGCTGCACTTCGCCTTCTTTGTTCCGCTTGCTTTTATGATTTACCCGTTCAGCGCCAAGAGTCTTGATAAAAAGCCATACGTTGACTGGTTTCTTGCGGTGCTGAGCATCATCTGTGGATTATATCTGGTCTTTTTTGAAGACGCATTGCACGCCCGCAACGAGCAGATGATTGAACTCGATATATTTTTCGCAGGGCTGACTCTGTTGCTTATGTTGGAGATTGCGCGCCGCGCAGCCGGCAAAATTATTCCTTTGCTTGCCGTCTTCTTCTTAAGCTACGCCCTGTACTGGGGACAGTTCCTTTCTGGCAACTGGAACTTCCCCGGTGTTACCATTTCTCGCGTGCTGTACCGTATGTACTTTGCACCGGATGGAATCTTCGGCAGCATCGCTACCATTTCAGCATCATACGTATTTTTGTTCGTACTGTTTGGCTCATTCCTCGTAAAATCCGGTGCTGGTGACTTCATCATCAAACTGGCAATTTCCGTTGTAGGTCGCAGTGTTGGCGGTCCTGCAAAGATGGCTGTATTCTCCAGCGGGTTAATGGGCTCTGTTTCCGGTAGCGCAGTTGCAAACACCGTGAGCACTGGTTCCATTACTATTCCAATGATGAAACGTACCGGCTTCAGCCCTAAGTTTGCTGCGGCTGTAGAAGCTGCCGCAAGTACAGGCGGTCAGATTATGCCGCCTATTATGGGTGCAGGTGCTTTTGTTATGGCGCAATGGACTCAAATTTCATACCTGAAGATTGTTGCCATCTCATTCATTCCGGCAATTCTGTACTTCGTGAGCGTTATCTTTTTTGTTCATTCCAGAGCACGTAGCGAAGGCTTACAGCCAACTGCGGAAGAGGATATTCCACGTTTCTTTGATGTGCTTAAAGAAGGCTGGCCGTTCTTTATACCTATCGGTGTACTGATCACACTGATGAGCATCGGCTACACCCCTACATTCGCAGCTTGTTGTGCTATTGCCGCGATTGTCGGTGCAAGCTGGATGACCAAAAACCACCGTATGGGTTTAATGGACATTGTTGATGCACTGGCTCTAGGCGGAAAAAATATGGTAGCTACAGCTATTATTCTGCTGTGTTCCGGTGTTGTTATCGGCATTGTGTTGCTGGTTAGCCTTGGAGTAAAATTCTCCATGCTCATCTCAACAGTTGCAGGTTCCAGCTTGCTTGTAACTATTGGGTTGGTTGGCGTAGCTTCCCTTATTCTGGGCATGGGCCTACCTGTGACAGCATCCTACATCATTCTCGCCACATTAAGCGCGCCATTCTTGGTAAACCTGATTAAACTCCGCTATGTAATGGCTGTTAACCCACAGTTCGTTGAATCTATGGGATTGAGTCTGGATATGATCTCTGACCCGACGGCTGCCGGAGCGTTGTTTGCCATAATTAATACGCAGGTTCCTACAGAGCATGCGACTATCTTCCTGCTTGCAGCGCATCTGCTTATCTTCTGGTACTCACAGTCTGCAAACGTAACCCCACCGGTTTGTCTTGCTGCATACACAGCTGCAGGAATCGCTAAGTCTGACCCGTTCCAGACAGGTATTCATGCGTTTAAACTGGCAAGTGGTCTGTTCATTATCCCAATTATGTTCGTGTATGAACCGGCAATCCTATTCCTCGGTCCTCTCTGGCAGACAGTATTAACTATCGGCATCATTCTGCTGGCACTGTTCTGTACTGCGGTCTCACTAGAGGGAGTATATATTCGCAAATTGCACCCGCTTCTGCGCATTGCATTTGGTGGCACTGCCATCCTGCTTTACATCCTGCCTGAGCTTCAATGCTGGATTGGAGTTGGCATCTTTGCTACCCTTACAGCATTACTTAAATATACCAGTGCATTCGATATGGATGAACAGCTGGAAGAATCCGCACTGACCGAAGCAGCTTAG
- a CDS encoding nickel pincer cofactor-dependent isomerase, group 22 has translation MTYPLFYDVEQTFETSQIDNIAKTVDAVFASFDSSALKQNARVGITVGSRGIDRIVPLLQAVVRNLTALGLRPFIIPSMGSHGGSTAEGQTAILAKLGITEESAGCPIVSSIETVSLGVLDEGPEVFVAKDALEADYVFVMNRVKPHTLFHGEVESGLCKMLAIGLGKPRGADNLHNFPLEKVIKPAALRILEHINLLAGLAVVENAVEKLHSLKLCTTEEVVKTDSSLLAISSAILPRIPVDTLDLLIIDEMGKNISGTGMDTNVIGAWRRMAGERKPEYKTLVVLNLTPQSQGNAHGIGMADLIPQRLADSIDTAATYANSLTTGVWASGRLPITLPTDKAVIDAALAKSPENIRAVRITNTLSLQHFWATEAVLEDLASAGAAVHHTRSHKLAFDDTDILQQFA, from the coding sequence ATGACATACCCTCTCTTTTATGACGTTGAACAAACGTTTGAGACATCTCAAATTGATAATATTGCAAAGACCGTGGATGCGGTCTTTGCTTCTTTTGACAGCTCTGCACTAAAACAAAATGCACGCGTCGGCATTACAGTCGGCTCCCGTGGAATCGATCGCATCGTGCCGCTGCTGCAAGCTGTTGTACGCAACCTCACCGCGCTTGGCCTACGTCCTTTCATTATCCCTTCCATGGGATCACACGGAGGTTCAACCGCTGAAGGTCAAACCGCAATTCTTGCTAAACTGGGGATTACGGAAGAATCAGCAGGCTGTCCTATTGTTTCATCTATTGAAACTGTAAGCCTTGGTGTTCTGGATGAAGGACCTGAAGTGTTTGTGGCTAAAGACGCTCTGGAAGCAGACTATGTCTTTGTTATGAACCGAGTAAAACCACACACTCTTTTCCATGGAGAAGTGGAGTCTGGCCTCTGTAAGATGCTGGCAATCGGTCTTGGTAAACCACGCGGTGCAGACAACCTCCACAACTTCCCACTGGAAAAGGTAATCAAGCCTGCTGCCCTGCGTATTCTAGAGCATATCAACCTTCTTGCAGGTCTTGCAGTTGTAGAAAATGCTGTAGAAAAACTACATAGCCTTAAGCTCTGCACAACAGAAGAAGTCGTTAAGACTGATTCTTCGTTACTGGCTATATCATCCGCCATTCTACCGCGCATTCCTGTTGATACCCTTGACCTGCTTATTATTGATGAAATGGGCAAAAACATCAGCGGGACCGGTATGGATACAAACGTCATTGGTGCATGGCGTCGCATGGCTGGCGAACGCAAGCCGGAATACAAAACGCTTGTTGTGCTGAATCTCACACCACAGTCACAAGGAAACGCACATGGCATTGGCATGGCAGACCTCATCCCGCAACGCCTTGCAGATTCTATAGACACCGCCGCAACCTATGCAAACTCACTAACGACAGGAGTATGGGCTAGCGGACGCCTACCGATTACCCTTCCAACAGATAAAGCAGTAATCGACGCGGCACTGGCAAAATCTCCGGAGAACATTCGGGCAGTTCGCATTACAAACACTCTTTCGCTACAGCACTTCTGGGCTACAGAAGCTGTCCTCGAAGACCTTGCCTCAGCTGGTGCCGCTGTACACCATACACGTTCGCATAAACTTGCATTTGACGACACCGACATTTTACAACAATTCGCGTAA